The Neoarius graeffei isolate fNeoGra1 chromosome 25, fNeoGra1.pri, whole genome shotgun sequence genome includes a region encoding these proteins:
- the LOC132873004 gene encoding macrophage mannose receptor 1-like isoform X1 has translation MNPEWVFVLLFFSVVCGIGADIPHRYHFVNEKKTWSEAQTYCREKYTDLASINNMEQMMKLSHTLKKETPKQAWIGLQREDTGKWQWSLADQTFYRDGDTYRNWSWREPDNSATNEFCVKMGKSNGRWYDVQCSKKIHFVCYEEKNTNTDRYIFINEAKTWYDAQTYCRKNHTDLVSVRNQTENEEIKGKIKSSENEDIWIGLFNDSWKWSDQSNSSFRYWSSNKPSKDLNCTAVSVSEPHYWSDVSCTEKLPFICHEKNLILVRQNLTWKKALTYCSSHHHDLVSVHTEETQHWVKEVAQGASTEHVWLGLRHTCALGFWYWVIGEVICYQDWAPGNGTGFEDCSQEERAGAVQSGGEQQWISLPQNHTLNFICSTY, from the exons TAGTATGTGGTATCGGGGCAGATATTCCTCACCGCTATCACTTTGTGAATGAGAAGAAAACCTGGAGTGAAGCTCAGACTTACTGCAGAGAGAAATACACTGATTTGGCCTCCATCAACAACATGGAACAGATGATGAAGCTGAGTCACACACTGAAGAAGGAAACTCCAAAGCAAGCTTGGATCGGTCTACAGAGAGAGGACACTGGGAAATGGCAGTGGTCTCTGGCAGACCAAACTTTCTACAGAGACGGAGACACTTACAGAAACTGGAGTTGGAGAGAACCAGACAACAGCGCGACAAATGAGTTCTGTGTTAAAATGGGAAAATCCAATGGCAGATGGTATGATGTCCAGTGTAGCAAGAAAATTCATTTTGTGTGTTATGAAG AAAAGAACACAAACACTGACAGATACATATTTATTAATGAGGCAAAGACCTGGTATGATGCTCAGACCTACTGCCGAAAGAATCACACCGACCTGGTCAGTGTGAGGAACCAAACTGAGAATGAGGAGATCAAGGGAAAGATTAAAAGTTCAGAAAATGAGGACATTTGGATTGGTCTGTTTAATGACTCCTGGAAATGGTCAGATCAGAGTAATTCCTCATTCAGATACTGGAGCTCTAACAAACCCAGTAAAGATTTGAACTGTACTGCAGTGTCTGTGTCTGAGCCACACTACTGGAGTGATGTGAGCTGCACAGAAAAACTCCCATTCATCTGTCATGAGA AAAATCTCATCCTTGTTAGGCAGAATCTGACCTGGAAAAAAGCTCTGACATACTGCAGCAGCCATCATCATGACCTGGTCTCAGTGCACACTGAAGAGACGCAGCACTGGGTGAAGGAAGTGGCTCAAGGCGCCTCCACTGAACACGTGTGGCTCGGCCTGCGTCACACCTGCGCTCTGGGCTTCTGGTACTGGGTGATTGGCGAGGTGATCTGCTACCAGGACTGGGCTCCGGGGAATGGGACAGGGTTCGAAGACTGCAGCCAGGAGGAGAGAGCCGGCGCAGTGCAGTCTGGAGGAGAGCAGCAGTGGATCAGCCTGCCTCAGAACCATACACTCAACTTCATCTGCTCGACATATTAA
- the LOC132873004 gene encoding macrophage mannose receptor 1-like isoform X2, with protein MNPEWVFVLLFFSVCGIGADIPHRYHFVNEKKTWSEAQTYCREKYTDLASINNMEQMMKLSHTLKKETPKQAWIGLQREDTGKWQWSLADQTFYRDGDTYRNWSWREPDNSATNEFCVKMGKSNGRWYDVQCSKKIHFVCYEEKNTNTDRYIFINEAKTWYDAQTYCRKNHTDLVSVRNQTENEEIKGKIKSSENEDIWIGLFNDSWKWSDQSNSSFRYWSSNKPSKDLNCTAVSVSEPHYWSDVSCTEKLPFICHEKNLILVRQNLTWKKALTYCSSHHHDLVSVHTEETQHWVKEVAQGASTEHVWLGLRHTCALGFWYWVIGEVICYQDWAPGNGTGFEDCSQEERAGAVQSGGEQQWISLPQNHTLNFICSTY; from the exons TATGTGGTATCGGGGCAGATATTCCTCACCGCTATCACTTTGTGAATGAGAAGAAAACCTGGAGTGAAGCTCAGACTTACTGCAGAGAGAAATACACTGATTTGGCCTCCATCAACAACATGGAACAGATGATGAAGCTGAGTCACACACTGAAGAAGGAAACTCCAAAGCAAGCTTGGATCGGTCTACAGAGAGAGGACACTGGGAAATGGCAGTGGTCTCTGGCAGACCAAACTTTCTACAGAGACGGAGACACTTACAGAAACTGGAGTTGGAGAGAACCAGACAACAGCGCGACAAATGAGTTCTGTGTTAAAATGGGAAAATCCAATGGCAGATGGTATGATGTCCAGTGTAGCAAGAAAATTCATTTTGTGTGTTATGAAG AAAAGAACACAAACACTGACAGATACATATTTATTAATGAGGCAAAGACCTGGTATGATGCTCAGACCTACTGCCGAAAGAATCACACCGACCTGGTCAGTGTGAGGAACCAAACTGAGAATGAGGAGATCAAGGGAAAGATTAAAAGTTCAGAAAATGAGGACATTTGGATTGGTCTGTTTAATGACTCCTGGAAATGGTCAGATCAGAGTAATTCCTCATTCAGATACTGGAGCTCTAACAAACCCAGTAAAGATTTGAACTGTACTGCAGTGTCTGTGTCTGAGCCACACTACTGGAGTGATGTGAGCTGCACAGAAAAACTCCCATTCATCTGTCATGAGA AAAATCTCATCCTTGTTAGGCAGAATCTGACCTGGAAAAAAGCTCTGACATACTGCAGCAGCCATCATCATGACCTGGTCTCAGTGCACACTGAAGAGACGCAGCACTGGGTGAAGGAAGTGGCTCAAGGCGCCTCCACTGAACACGTGTGGCTCGGCCTGCGTCACACCTGCGCTCTGGGCTTCTGGTACTGGGTGATTGGCGAGGTGATCTGCTACCAGGACTGGGCTCCGGGGAATGGGACAGGGTTCGAAGACTGCAGCCAGGAGGAGAGAGCCGGCGCAGTGCAGTCTGGAGGAGAGCAGCAGTGGATCAGCCTGCCTCAGAACCATACACTCAACTTCATCTGCTCGACATATTAA
- the LOC132873004 gene encoding macrophage mannose receptor 1-like isoform X3 — protein MEQMMKLSHTLKKETPKQAWIGLQREDTGKWQWSLADQTFYRDGDTYRNWSWREPDNSATNEFCVKMGKSNGRWYDVQCSKKIHFVCYEEKNTNTDRYIFINEAKTWYDAQTYCRKNHTDLVSVRNQTENEEIKGKIKSSENEDIWIGLFNDSWKWSDQSNSSFRYWSSNKPSKDLNCTAVSVSEPHYWSDVSCTEKLPFICHEKNLILVRQNLTWKKALTYCSSHHHDLVSVHTEETQHWVKEVAQGASTEHVWLGLRHTCALGFWYWVIGEVICYQDWAPGNGTGFEDCSQEERAGAVQSGGEQQWISLPQNHTLNFICSTY, from the exons ATGGAACAGATGATGAAGCTGAGTCACACACTGAAGAAGGAAACTCCAAAGCAAGCTTGGATCGGTCTACAGAGAGAGGACACTGGGAAATGGCAGTGGTCTCTGGCAGACCAAACTTTCTACAGAGACGGAGACACTTACAGAAACTGGAGTTGGAGAGAACCAGACAACAGCGCGACAAATGAGTTCTGTGTTAAAATGGGAAAATCCAATGGCAGATGGTATGATGTCCAGTGTAGCAAGAAAATTCATTTTGTGTGTTATGAAG AAAAGAACACAAACACTGACAGATACATATTTATTAATGAGGCAAAGACCTGGTATGATGCTCAGACCTACTGCCGAAAGAATCACACCGACCTGGTCAGTGTGAGGAACCAAACTGAGAATGAGGAGATCAAGGGAAAGATTAAAAGTTCAGAAAATGAGGACATTTGGATTGGTCTGTTTAATGACTCCTGGAAATGGTCAGATCAGAGTAATTCCTCATTCAGATACTGGAGCTCTAACAAACCCAGTAAAGATTTGAACTGTACTGCAGTGTCTGTGTCTGAGCCACACTACTGGAGTGATGTGAGCTGCACAGAAAAACTCCCATTCATCTGTCATGAGA AAAATCTCATCCTTGTTAGGCAGAATCTGACCTGGAAAAAAGCTCTGACATACTGCAGCAGCCATCATCATGACCTGGTCTCAGTGCACACTGAAGAGACGCAGCACTGGGTGAAGGAAGTGGCTCAAGGCGCCTCCACTGAACACGTGTGGCTCGGCCTGCGTCACACCTGCGCTCTGGGCTTCTGGTACTGGGTGATTGGCGAGGTGATCTGCTACCAGGACTGGGCTCCGGGGAATGGGACAGGGTTCGAAGACTGCAGCCAGGAGGAGAGAGCCGGCGCAGTGCAGTCTGGAGGAGAGCAGCAGTGGATCAGCCTGCCTCAGAACCATACACTCAACTTCATCTGCTCGACATATTAA